A genomic region of Dactylococcopsis salina PCC 8305 contains the following coding sequences:
- the ahcY gene encoding adenosylhomocysteinase: MTATQVKHEVKDLSYAPLGKQRIEWAGREMPVLRQIREQFAKDKPLEGIKMVACCHVTTETANLAIALKAGGADAVLIASNPLSTQDDTAASLVADYDIPVFAIKGEDNETYNRHINIALDHRPNIIIDDGSDVTAALIQHRKDQIKEIIGTTEETTTGINRLRAMFDDGVLTFPAMNVNDADTKHFFDNRYGTGQSTIDGIVRATNVLIAGKTFVVGGYGWCSKGVALRAAGMGANVVITEVDHVRALEAAMDGFRVMPMSEAAKIGDIIVTLTGNKHVVASHHFDVMKDGAIVCNAGHFDIELDLKSLREKASEVKEVRPFTEQYILPNGKSVIVLGEGRLINLASAEGHPSAVMDMSFANQAKGSEYLALNKGKLEPGIHSIPREVDKEIARLKLNAMGIKIDDLSQEQLKYMSSWTEGTD, from the coding sequence ATGACTGCAACACAAGTAAAGCACGAAGTAAAAGACCTCAGTTATGCTCCTCTAGGGAAGCAACGTATCGAATGGGCAGGTCGTGAAATGCCTGTTCTCAGACAGATTCGCGAACAGTTTGCTAAAGATAAGCCTTTAGAAGGCATCAAAATGGTCGCTTGCTGTCACGTGACCACAGAAACGGCTAACCTCGCCATTGCTCTAAAAGCTGGTGGTGCGGATGCAGTTTTAATCGCCAGTAATCCTCTCTCCACTCAAGACGACACCGCAGCGAGTTTAGTTGCTGATTACGATATCCCTGTTTTTGCCATCAAAGGTGAGGACAACGAAACTTATAACCGTCACATCAATATCGCCCTCGATCATCGCCCAAATATCATCATCGACGACGGTAGTGATGTCACCGCAGCGTTAATTCAACACCGCAAAGACCAAATCAAAGAGATTATTGGTACAACGGAAGAAACCACCACTGGGATTAATCGTCTCCGTGCGATGTTTGATGATGGTGTTTTAACGTTCCCCGCAATGAATGTTAATGATGCGGATACCAAGCACTTCTTTGATAACCGTTATGGTACGGGACAATCCACCATTGACGGCATTGTTCGTGCCACTAATGTTCTGATTGCTGGTAAAACTTTTGTTGTCGGCGGCTACGGCTGGTGTTCTAAAGGAGTCGCCCTCCGTGCGGCTGGTATGGGAGCAAACGTGGTGATTACCGAAGTGGATCACGTTCGCGCTCTGGAAGCGGCGATGGATGGTTTCCGCGTTATGCCCATGAGTGAAGCGGCAAAAATTGGTGATATTATTGTCACCTTGACTGGTAACAAGCACGTGGTTGCGTCTCATCACTTTGATGTTATGAAAGATGGCGCAATTGTCTGCAACGCAGGTCACTTTGATATTGAGCTTGATCTGAAATCTCTCCGCGAGAAAGCCAGCGAAGTCAAAGAAGTTCGTCCGTTCACTGAACAATATATTCTTCCTAATGGTAAGTCTGTGATTGTTTTAGGTGAAGGTCGTCTGATTAACCTCGCTTCTGCGGAAGGTCATCCTAGCGCGGTAATGGACATGAGTTTTGCGAACCAAGCGAAAGGTTCAGAATATCTCGCTCTTAATAAAGGAAAACTTGAGCCAGGTATCCATTCTATTCCTCGTGAAGTGGATAAAGAAATTGCTCGTCTGAAATTGAATGCAATGGGAATTAAAATTGATGACCTCAGTCAAGAGCAACTCAAGTATATGAGTTCCTGGACTGAAGGAACTGACTAA